In Quadrisphaera setariae, the DNA window GCCGGCAGCGGCGGCCGCATGGTCGAGCACCTCGCGCGCCGCTACCCGCGGGCGGTCGAGCACCTGGAGACCGCCGCGGCGGCGGGGGAGCGCGGCGAGGTGGTGCGCACGTGGCTGGGGCGCGGGTCGCCGCGGCCGAGCGGGTCCTGGACGCAGCAGGCCCCCGACGTGCCCGCCACGGACGCCGAGCTGCGCGAGCGCCGCTCGTGGGGGCGCTTCACGCGCAACTTCGTGGTGCAGGGCTCGGCGGCGGAGTGGGCCTCGAGCTGGGTGGCGCTGCTCCGCGAAGAGCTGTGGCGCCTCGGCGGTGCTGGTGCGGGTCGGGTGGAGCAGCGTCCGCACCTGGTGCTCTTCCTCCACGACGAGGTGCTTGTGCACACCCCGGCCGCCCTGGCCGACGAGGTCGTCGGCGCGGTGCGCACGGCTGCCGAGAGGGCGGGGCGGCTGTTGTACGGCGGCTTCCCCATCACGTTCCCCTTGGACGTGCACGTGTGCCGGTCCTGGGCCGACGCCGACGACGGCTGAGGCTGGGTGAGCGCCCGCACCGCTCGCGGCGATCAGCGGACGGACGCGCGCCGCAGCAGGGCGAGCTCACCGGCGCACGCCGCGGCCGTGACGAGCACGCCCAGCGCCGCGAGCCACCACAGCTGGAAGCCAGCCGCGAGGTCCCCCAGGTGCGGGGCGAGGAGCAGGGCGCTGGCCGCCAGCAGCGCGCCGCACCCCAGCCCCAGGAGCAGCGGCCCCCGCGCTCCGAACCTCACCCACGCCGCCGCGAACAGCGCCCCGAGCGACAGCAGGGTGAGGCTGCCGAGGAACAGCACCGAGACCAGCCGCAGCGGGTCACCGCCGCCCAGCACGACCACGTCGATGAGGTACAGCCCGACGAACCACTGCCCGGTCAGCCGCTCCACTCCCAGCAGCGCCAGCCCGACGACGGCGACGTACGCCGCCAGCAGCCCGTGGAACGCCAGCGTGCCCGTGGTGAAGGCGCGCCGCCCGGTGCCGAGGGCCAGCGCCAGCGGGAAGGTGGTGGCCACCGACTGGACGCCGTAGTACCCCAGGAAGCCGGGCAGCGCCCACAGCACGCCGGGGTTGTTGCGGCTGTTGCTGACCCACTCGGGAGTGCCCGGCCGCGAGCCCAGCTGGTAGAAGAACCCGGCGACCACCGCCGAGACGACGAGCACCAGCCCGAGCGTCACGAGCGGCACCGCGAAGGTCATGAAGCGCTTGGTGGTCTGCAGGGCCACCACGTCGAGCGCGGAGACCGCGCGCACCGCGGTCGGGGTCTCCGCAGGCGCGTCGAGGTCGGGGGCTGCCGTGGTGGTCATGCGCGGGCTCCTGCCGTCTCGAGGGTCGGGTGTGCGGTGCGGTGGGCGGTGTCGTCGTCGTCCCGGTCGGCACCGTGGGCGGCGACCACGTCCTGGAGGCTCGCCTGCTCGACCTGCGCCCCCACCGCGCGGGCGGCTGCTGCTGCCTCCGGCGTGAGCGGTGCCTCGACGGTGGTGGAGCGCAGCCCGCCCAGCCGGCGGCTCGTGAGCACCGGCAGCCCCGCGGTGAGGCCGTCGACCACGACGGCGGGGCCGCTGACGGTGTACGCGGCGCTGCGCGCCTCGTCGAGGCTGCAGTCGCGCACCACGCGGCCGCCCTCGAGCACCACCACGTGGTCGAGCAGCGCCTCCATCTCGTCCACCAGGTGGGTGGAGACCAGCACCGTGCGCGGGTGCTCGGCGAGGTCGGCCACCAGCTGCGCGTAGAAGGTCCGCCGCGCGCTGGCGTCCAGGCCCAGGTACGGCTCGTCGAAGACCGTCAGCGGCGCCCGCGAGCACAGCCCCAGCACGATGCCCAACGCGGACAGCTGGCCGCGGGAGTACTTCTTGACGTCGGTGCGCGCCGGCAGCCGGAAGGCGTCGACCAGCTCGGCGGCGCGCTCGCGGTCCCACCGCGCGTGGAAGCGCGGGGCCACGGCCAGGAGGTGCCGCAGGCGGAAGTCGTCGGGGTAGCGCTGGTCGTCCCGGACCAGGCTCACCGCGCTGGTGGTGGGTGCG includes these proteins:
- a CDS encoding ABC transporter ATP-binding protein, translating into MTTDEPALRLHGVSRTFGQTAALSDVSLEVPHGTVCGLLGRNGAGKTTLMSLAAGHDRPTGGRVEVFGRDPFTHAPTTSAVSLVRDDQRYPDDFRLRHLLAVAPRFHARWDRERAAELVDAFRLPARTDVKKYSRGQLSALGIVLGLCSRAPLTVFDEPYLGLDASARRTFYAQLVADLAEHPRTVLVSTHLVDEMEALLDHVVVLEGGRVVRDCSLDEARSAAYTVSGPAVVVDGLTAGLPVLTSRRLGGLRSTTVEAPLTPEAAAAARAVGAQVEQASLQDVVAAHGADRDDDDTAHRTAHPTLETAGARA